From the Bacillota bacterium genome, one window contains:
- a CDS encoding cell division protein ZapA, which translates to MAKSSSAQTPAGGPEVAPVKKSRVAVRIMSDEYTIVGDADPEYIKELAAEVDSRIRQALEANRKLARAQAAILTCLNMADELHKLKAQYEELVQLIEGKR; encoded by the coding sequence GTGGCCAAGTCTTCAAGCGCCCAGACTCCGGCCGGTGGTCCCGAGGTTGCTCCTGTGAAAAAGTCCAGGGTTGCCGTGAGGATAATGTCAGATGAGTATACCATCGTGGGCGATGCCGATCCTGAATATATAAAAGAGTTGGCCGCTGAGGTAGATTCACGAATCCGCCAGGCTCTTGAAGCTAACCGAAAGCTTGCTCGCGCTCAGGCTGCGATCCTTACCTGTCTAAACATGGCTGATGAACTGCACAAGCTCAAGGCTCAGTATGAAGAGCTGGTTCAGCTCATAGAAGGCAAAAGGTAG
- a CDS encoding CvpA family protein, giving the protein MDWISILILVILIFYAASGLRQGLIRQVIHIFGIVLALLLAFRYFDDVGSIVAQYVPISAGISGVVGFAVIILAVLVIASLIGHLWSRLARMTPLSMLDAVGGAAFGLLKGLILVCITLVLISALPFSGIRSAIDGSAIASGILSYAPTLYSRIERSLPADAPRLMITPEGIRLRRIDFQKLDGATCVACGGKVRFVGIVQRGYLSAPKFVCTRCGRTSDGCQTYQGFHLIYDKCPVDEAKKGFRIDCKVWPNNRFVSPRGPCPVCGATLDRRDLR; this is encoded by the coding sequence TTGGATTGGATAAGCATTCTCATATTGGTCATCTTGATCTTCTATGCTGCCAGCGGATTGAGGCAAGGACTCATCAGGCAGGTAATCCACATTTTCGGCATAGTGCTTGCCCTTCTTTTGGCCTTTCGTTATTTCGACGATGTCGGAAGCATAGTGGCTCAGTATGTGCCAATCTCTGCCGGGATTTCAGGGGTTGTGGGATTTGCCGTCATCATCCTTGCAGTATTGGTGATCGCCTCCCTGATAGGTCACCTTTGGTCGCGTCTTGCGCGCATGACTCCGCTTTCGATGCTGGATGCCGTGGGCGGAGCGGCCTTTGGCTTGTTGAAGGGCCTCATTCTGGTATGTATCACCCTTGTTTTGATCTCGGCATTGCCTTTCTCAGGTATTCGCTCTGCGATAGATGGATCTGCCATTGCCTCCGGCATCCTCTCCTATGCTCCAACCCTGTACAGCCGGATTGAAAGATCCTTGCCTGCTGACGCGCCTAGACTCATGATCACACCCGAGGGAATCAGGCTGCGACGCATAGACTTTCAGAAACTTGATGGGGCCACATGCGTGGCCTGCGGTGGTAAAGTGAGATTTGTGGGGATAGTCCAGAGAGGATACCTTAGCGCCCCTAAGTTTGTATGTACAAGATGCGGCCGGACTAGCGACGGGTGCCAGACATACCAAGGTTTTCATCTTATATATGACAAATGCCCTGTAGATGAGGCAAAGAAAGGATTTCGCATCGACTGCAAAGTATGGCCAAACAATAGATTCGTTTCACCGCGGGGGCCATGCCCCGTATGCGGCGCGACATTAGACAGGCGTGACCTTAGGTAG
- the polX gene encoding DNA polymerase/3'-5' exonuclease PolX, whose translation MTENLQIAAIFRTIADLLEIKGENPFKARAYRRAADRLEGLSEPVSALIPQGKLRQLDGIGEAIAKKIEEFVSTGRLAYYENLKAEVPPGLLEILDIPGVGPRTARKIHLSLGISGIDALEAAAKAGKIRHLPGMGVKTEQNILHGIQLLRGKTGRIPIGMALPAAVGLEEAIKKLHGVEEARVAGSIRRMKETAGDIDVVIATTDPAAILQSIVQLEPIRETLSLGDTRARVMTREGIEADLWAVKPAEFYAALHHATGSKAHNVRLRTLAHEHGLKLNEYGLFREDGAKISINHEEDIYEILGLEYIIPEMREDSGEIEAALDHSLPIAIDPLDIKGDLHMHTNWSDGISTIEEMVEAARRRGYSYLAICDHSKSLGIARGLSDEDIMKQADYIRRLNDRIHGIRVLAGIEVDIRKDGTLDYPDEILSQLDIVVASIHSGFRQEKDIMTQRIITAIRNKNVDILAHPTGRLLGRREPYDVDMEAVLREAAASGTILEINSYPDRLDLSDIWARRAAGYGIKISIDTDAHAPDQLSYIAFGVSVARRAWLTIENVVNSWPYEKLKTYLDKTISE comes from the coding sequence ATGACAGAAAATCTTCAGATCGCGGCCATTTTTCGTACCATTGCAGACCTTTTGGAGATTAAAGGTGAAAACCCGTTCAAGGCCAGGGCATATCGCCGGGCCGCGGATAGACTGGAAGGGCTTTCTGAGCCGGTCTCAGCTCTCATTCCTCAGGGTAAGTTGAGGCAGCTGGACGGGATAGGTGAGGCGATCGCAAAAAAGATAGAGGAATTTGTCTCTACGGGCCGGTTAGCCTATTACGAAAATCTCAAGGCCGAGGTCCCACCTGGATTACTTGAAATCCTTGACATCCCGGGGGTCGGTCCGAGGACAGCCCGGAAGATCCATCTTTCGCTGGGCATCTCAGGTATCGATGCCCTCGAGGCTGCGGCAAAGGCGGGCAAAATCAGGCATCTGCCTGGGATGGGGGTGAAGACGGAGCAAAATATCCTCCATGGGATACAGCTTCTCAGGGGAAAGACCGGGCGAATTCCAATCGGTATGGCACTCCCTGCGGCAGTGGGTCTTGAAGAGGCGATCAAGAAACTCCATGGGGTGGAAGAGGCCAGAGTCGCCGGAAGTATCAGGCGTATGAAGGAAACCGCCGGGGATATAGATGTAGTTATCGCTACTACTGACCCCGCTGCTATTTTGCAATCCATCGTCCAACTGGAGCCTATTCGCGAAACATTATCCCTCGGAGATACGAGGGCCAGGGTGATGACCCGAGAAGGCATCGAGGCCGACCTCTGGGCTGTGAAACCGGCTGAGTTTTATGCCGCGCTTCATCATGCTACCGGCTCAAAAGCGCACAACGTGAGGCTGCGGACCCTGGCGCATGAGCATGGGCTGAAATTGAACGAATATGGCCTTTTTCGTGAAGATGGCGCCAAGATATCTATAAACCACGAAGAGGATATTTACGAGATCCTAGGCTTAGAATATATAATCCCCGAGATGAGGGAAGACTCTGGAGAAATTGAAGCCGCTCTCGATCACTCCTTGCCAATTGCGATAGACCCCCTGGATATAAAGGGAGATCTGCACATGCATACCAACTGGAGTGACGGCATCTCTACCATCGAAGAGATGGTAGAGGCTGCCCGAAGGCGCGGCTATTCCTATCTCGCCATTTGTGATCATTCCAAATCTCTGGGAATAGCCCGGGGATTGAGTGATGAGGACATCATGAAGCAGGCGGATTACATTCGTCGCTTGAATGATCGGATCCATGGGATCCGGGTCCTTGCCGGGATTGAGGTTGATATTAGAAAAGATGGCACCCTCGACTACCCCGATGAAATCTTGTCACAGCTAGATATCGTGGTGGCGTCGATTCATTCTGGCTTCCGGCAGGAGAAGGATATCATGACACAGAGGATAATCACCGCGATTCGCAACAAGAATGTAGATATCCTGGCTCATCCTACAGGCAGGCTTCTGGGAAGACGCGAGCCGTATGATGTTGATATGGAAGCCGTGCTTCGCGAAGCCGCCGCTTCGGGCACCATTCTCGAGATCAATTCCTACCCCGATCGCCTCGACCTCTCAGATATATGGGCGAGAAGGGCTGCCGGCTACGGAATAAAAATCTCCATAGATACAGATGCTCACGCCCCTGATCAACTGTCCTACATTGCCTTCGGTGTCAGCGTAGCAAGGCGGGCCTGGCTCACAATTGAAAATGTGGTAAATTCCTGGCCCTATGAAAAGCTCAAGACCTACCTTGACAAAACCATCTCCGAATAA
- a CDS encoding DUF421 domain-containing protein: MYLFVLLIIRLMGKREVGQLSPFDLVVAIMIADLAALPLEERHIKISEAVIPIIVLTVLEVGMAYTSLKSSRARNIIVGEPTVVIENGRILEGNLKKLRYNLNDLLAQLREKDVHNIADVEYAILETSGKLSVLKKSQKRPVTPEDLKIPTSYEGVPFPLIVDGEINYENLNRLNLTIKWLQDELHKHGCDSPRDVLYASMDSQGNLYVSLKQSAEFRRAQLDQR, translated from the coding sequence ATGTACCTCTTCGTCCTTCTGATAATACGTCTCATGGGAAAGCGTGAGGTGGGGCAGCTTTCGCCCTTTGACCTCGTGGTCGCAATAATGATCGCTGACCTGGCAGCGCTTCCTTTAGAAGAACGGCATATCAAGATCAGTGAAGCAGTAATACCAATCATTGTGCTCACTGTTCTTGAGGTAGGGATGGCATATACCAGTCTTAAGAGCAGTCGAGCTCGCAACATAATCGTCGGTGAGCCGACGGTGGTCATCGAGAATGGGCGGATCCTGGAAGGGAATCTGAAGAAGCTCAGGTATAACCTCAACGATCTCCTGGCGCAGTTGAGGGAAAAGGATGTTCATAATATAGCTGATGTGGAATATGCCATCCTGGAGACGTCCGGTAAGTTGTCGGTCCTCAAAAAATCGCAAAAGCGGCCAGTGACTCCTGAAGATCTCAAGATACCCACTTCCTATGAAGGAGTGCCGTTTCCCCTCATTGTAGACGGGGAGATCAACTATGAGAACCTAAATCGGCTGAATCTAACGATAAAATGGCTTCAAGATGAATTGCACAAACACGGCTGTGACTCCCCACGGGATGTACTTTATGCCTCCATGGACAGCCAGGGGAACCTTTATGTTTCGTTGAAGCAATCAGCGGAGTTCAGGAGGGCGCAACTGGACCAGCGCTAG
- a CDS encoding endonuclease MutS2: protein MDRQGETIMDSRTIEVLEFRKILSMLAAEAASSLGKELAMSLTPRARLEEVQLLQRETTEARRAMEEAGEPPLGGIHDIRSSLGRAKTGAILDPRSLLDILSTIEGGARLKDYLEDLPEEFQILKEYGRKIMRFRELENRIYGAISENGEILDSASPELRRIRAEIRSTEWRIRDRLDSMVRSTDTQRYLQEPIVTMRDGRFVLPVRQEFKSQIPGIIHDQSASGATLFIEPMEIVALNNHLRELDGKERDEIDKILSELSTRVGGQAEDIGATVETLAQLDFIFARGRLSSKMAATPPSLNIGGHFNLVKARHPLLGKDAVPVSPHLGRDFRTMVITGPNTGGKTVTLKTIGLLHLMAQAGLHVPASSGTEIAVWKRIFADIGDEQSIEQNLSTFSGHMVHISNILREADENTLVLLDELGAGTDPAEGANLGRAILEYLHEKGCRTVATTHYGELKVFAYKTPGVINASTEFDEETLRPTFRLLVGVPGRSSAIAIARRLGLPERVTARAGELMGEEGVKQDSIISELLEDRRKAELLRQESEAMFSDAFRTIESARRELTRARQERSEILEKARDEANRLLRKARLEAEQVIDELKSMRKQISSGGTAQHSLDDAIRRARENVKSLRQISDTIESEEGYEDLSQATAPADAESLKPGALVFIPRFGKKGLVLRSPDDDGRVEIQVGVIRTSVLVSDLKVWRDDKIPRDMDTGGKQGAKMLDRVSLEKARTIPTELDLRGLTADEALLKLEKYLDDLLLAGLTKARIIHGKGTGALRQAVREKLKTLPHVTDFRFGEQGEGGDGVTVVTIG, encoded by the coding sequence GTGGATAGGCAGGGCGAGACAATAATGGACTCAAGGACCATTGAAGTCCTTGAATTTAGAAAGATCCTTTCCATGCTTGCTGCAGAGGCTGCATCTTCCCTGGGGAAAGAGCTGGCCATGTCTCTGACTCCCCGCGCGAGGCTTGAAGAGGTTCAGCTTCTTCAAAGAGAGACTACTGAGGCGAGAAGGGCCATGGAAGAAGCGGGGGAGCCTCCGCTCGGCGGCATACATGATATCCGCTCTTCACTCGGCCGCGCAAAAACTGGCGCTATTTTGGATCCCCGCAGTCTCCTAGATATCTTGAGCACCATTGAAGGGGGCGCACGCCTCAAAGATTATCTCGAAGATCTGCCTGAGGAATTTCAAATCCTCAAGGAGTATGGCAGAAAAATCATGAGATTCAGGGAACTTGAGAATAGAATATACGGCGCCATTTCTGAAAATGGAGAGATACTTGACTCTGCATCCCCTGAACTCCGCCGCATCAGGGCGGAGATACGATCTACCGAATGGCGTATCCGTGACAGGCTTGATTCAATGGTGAGATCTACTGACACGCAAAGATATTTGCAGGAACCCATAGTCACGATGCGGGACGGGAGATTCGTGCTTCCGGTGCGCCAGGAATTCAAGTCCCAGATTCCGGGCATAATTCATGATCAGTCGGCAAGTGGCGCTACTTTGTTTATAGAACCCATGGAGATCGTGGCGCTCAACAACCATCTTCGCGAACTCGATGGTAAGGAACGGGACGAGATCGACAAAATACTGAGTGAACTCTCCACCAGAGTTGGTGGCCAGGCAGAAGACATAGGAGCAACTGTGGAAACTCTTGCGCAGCTGGATTTCATTTTCGCTAGAGGGCGCCTTTCCAGCAAGATGGCTGCTACCCCGCCCTCCTTGAATATAGGCGGCCATTTTAATTTAGTGAAGGCAAGGCATCCACTGCTTGGCAAAGACGCGGTCCCTGTAAGCCCCCACCTTGGCCGAGATTTCAGGACAATGGTCATAACCGGGCCGAATACAGGCGGGAAGACTGTCACATTGAAAACGATAGGGCTTCTTCACTTGATGGCCCAGGCGGGCCTTCATGTGCCAGCGAGTTCAGGGACAGAGATCGCTGTATGGAAGAGGATCTTTGCCGACATCGGCGACGAGCAAAGCATCGAGCAAAATCTGAGCACGTTTTCCGGCCATATGGTGCATATATCCAATATCCTCAGGGAAGCGGATGAAAATACTCTAGTCTTGCTGGATGAACTCGGCGCTGGCACTGATCCTGCCGAAGGGGCCAATCTTGGCCGCGCTATCCTTGAATATCTTCATGAGAAGGGATGCAGGACTGTGGCCACTACCCATTATGGGGAACTGAAGGTCTTTGCCTATAAGACCCCGGGGGTCATCAATGCATCGACAGAATTTGATGAGGAAACGTTGAGGCCCACTTTCAGGCTTCTGGTTGGTGTGCCGGGGCGGAGCAGCGCCATTGCTATAGCGCGGCGTCTTGGCCTCCCTGAGAGGGTCACTGCTAGAGCTGGAGAACTCATGGGTGAAGAAGGTGTTAAGCAGGATTCCATAATATCTGAGCTGCTGGAAGATAGACGCAAGGCCGAGCTCCTGAGGCAAGAGAGTGAAGCCATGTTTAGTGATGCGTTCAGGACTATAGAATCAGCCAGACGCGAATTGACCCGAGCGCGGCAGGAGAGATCTGAGATCCTCGAGAAGGCAAGAGATGAGGCAAATAGGCTCTTGCGGAAGGCGCGTCTCGAGGCCGAGCAAGTCATAGATGAATTGAAGTCCATGCGCAAACAGATTAGTTCAGGGGGAACTGCCCAGCATTCTCTCGATGATGCCATTCGTCGTGCCCGTGAGAATGTCAAGAGCCTGAGACAGATAAGTGACACTATCGAATCGGAAGAAGGATATGAGGATTTGTCACAGGCTACAGCTCCAGCAGATGCCGAGTCTCTGAAGCCTGGCGCTCTGGTGTTCATCCCAAGATTCGGAAAGAAGGGCCTTGTATTGCGTTCACCAGACGATGACGGCAGGGTGGAGATCCAGGTCGGAGTGATAAGGACCTCTGTTCTCGTATCCGACCTCAAAGTCTGGCGGGATGACAAAATTCCGCGTGATATGGATACGGGAGGCAAACAGGGAGCGAAAATGCTGGACCGGGTGTCTCTCGAAAAAGCCAGGACTATACCGACAGAGCTTGATCTCCGAGGCCTTACGGCAGATGAAGCCTTATTGAAGTTAGAGAAATACTTGGATGACCTTTTGCTGGCTGGGCTTACGAAAGCGAGGATAATCCATGGCAAGGGCACAGGGGCTTTGAGACAAGCCGTGAGGGAAAAATTGAAAACCCTGCCCCACGTCACGGACTTTAGATTCGGAGAACAGGGCGAGGGCGGGGATGGGGTCACTGTTGTGACGATTGGCTAG
- a CDS encoding penicillin-binding protein 1A: protein MLGVKAAATMVRLIRNLVLGISIVAFLTVSFTIGSAIGIVAGALKNMPRPEDIEYRPSESTMIYDINGRLITRLYVENRTWVPLSEIPKNLRNAIIATEDSRFYEHHGIDVIAVARAIVADIRHAGLVQGASTITMQLARNAFLTLNKTFTRKLQEVLYAIQLERRYTKDQILELYLNEIYLGHGAYGVEAASQLYFGKHVRDLTLPECALLAGLPRGPNYYSPYENLEAARNRRDTVLAKMREQGYITAQDEADASRAPIRLAGLKPNKRHAAYFIDYILQHLLEQYGQDRVYKGGLKVYTTLDLDMQKVAEKALNDNLPSGRKDSKGLTQPQGALVAIDPSTGYIKAMVGGRGEDKFNRAVQSYRQPGSAFKPFIYTAAIDKGYTPATIMIDSPVEYAVSGSSTPWKPKNYDNKFRGPIPLRQALEQSVNVVAVKLLDEIGVSTGIEYAKRMGITSLVESGSHNDRNLSLVLGGLTRGVTPLEMARAYAVLASGGILAEPISILKVQDPDGNVLEEYHPVRRAVLDEKTAYIMTDMLKGVIERGTGKAANIDRPAAGKTGTTSDNTNAWFVGYTPDLVAAVWIGNDIQSRPLIYRGTAIGSSRAAQIWGIFMKSALRKTPPRDFPVPAGIDVGVSICKDSGLLATPQCPNVTKEVFIKGTEPTTFCNIHGAFITARICTESGKLATGACPEDKVVTKTYLKESGAEMLPDGTIDISSKIPREYCDIHQGARPAGATGPTAEGGGNHEPPQAAEMLPTNGSQSPSDGSQAARYGPQVPPGGSYPADQSSQSSQQ, encoded by the coding sequence GTGTTAGGCGTCAAAGCCGCCGCTACCATGGTAAGACTCATCAGAAACCTGGTTCTAGGTATTTCTATAGTCGCCTTTCTAACGGTATCATTCACGATAGGCAGTGCCATAGGAATCGTAGCCGGGGCGCTCAAAAATATGCCCAGACCGGAGGACATAGAGTATCGCCCTAGTGAATCAACCATGATATATGATATAAACGGCAGGCTTATAACCCGCCTCTATGTAGAAAATCGTACCTGGGTGCCTCTATCTGAAATACCGAAGAACCTCAGGAATGCCATCATTGCTACAGAGGATTCCCGTTTTTACGAGCACCATGGTATAGACGTCATAGCTGTGGCAAGGGCCATTGTCGCGGACATTCGCCATGCCGGGCTGGTGCAGGGGGCGAGCACCATAACCATGCAATTGGCTAGAAACGCCTTCTTGACCCTAAATAAGACATTTACACGAAAGCTCCAAGAGGTACTGTATGCAATCCAGCTTGAAAGAAGATATACCAAAGACCAAATCCTGGAACTCTATCTGAACGAGATCTATCTGGGCCACGGGGCCTATGGGGTTGAGGCTGCAAGCCAGCTTTATTTCGGAAAACACGTTCGTGATCTTACATTGCCTGAATGCGCTCTCCTGGCGGGGTTACCACGGGGTCCAAACTATTATTCCCCGTACGAAAACCTAGAAGCCGCCAGGAATCGTCGTGACACGGTGCTGGCCAAGATGAGAGAACAGGGGTATATAACAGCCCAAGATGAAGCAGATGCGAGCAGGGCGCCCATAAGGCTGGCTGGGCTCAAGCCCAACAAGAGACATGCCGCCTACTTCATAGACTACATACTCCAGCACCTTCTCGAACAATATGGACAAGACAGAGTGTATAAAGGTGGGCTCAAAGTCTATACCACCCTTGATCTTGACATGCAAAAAGTTGCGGAGAAGGCCTTAAATGATAACCTGCCATCGGGCAGGAAGGACTCAAAAGGCCTGACCCAGCCACAAGGAGCGCTAGTTGCCATCGATCCTTCAACAGGTTACATAAAGGCTATGGTAGGAGGTCGCGGGGAGGACAAATTCAACAGAGCTGTCCAATCCTATCGGCAACCTGGTTCAGCATTCAAGCCATTCATCTATACCGCTGCCATCGACAAGGGTTATACCCCTGCCACCATCATGATAGATTCACCAGTTGAATATGCTGTATCTGGTTCTTCCACGCCATGGAAACCGAAGAACTACGACAACAAATTCCGCGGGCCCATTCCTTTACGACAGGCCCTTGAACAATCGGTAAACGTCGTGGCAGTGAAGCTCCTCGATGAAATAGGCGTATCCACTGGCATCGAATATGCCAAACGTATGGGCATTACAAGCCTCGTTGAGTCAGGAAGCCACAATGATCGGAATCTTTCTCTAGTGCTCGGCGGGCTCACCCGGGGCGTGACTCCTCTTGAAATGGCCAGGGCGTACGCGGTCCTTGCCTCAGGCGGCATACTGGCGGAACCAATCTCTATCCTGAAAGTGCAGGACCCGGACGGAAATGTGCTGGAGGAATACCATCCGGTAAGGCGAGCGGTACTCGATGAGAAGACGGCCTATATAATGACTGATATGCTCAAGGGTGTCATCGAACGAGGGACGGGTAAGGCAGCCAACATTGACCGACCCGCGGCGGGCAAGACGGGTACAACTAGTGACAATACAAATGCCTGGTTTGTTGGATATACTCCAGATTTGGTGGCGGCAGTGTGGATAGGCAATGATATACAATCTAGACCTCTGATCTATAGAGGCACCGCAATCGGCAGTTCAAGGGCGGCACAAATCTGGGGGATATTCATGAAATCCGCGCTAAGGAAAACCCCACCCCGGGACTTTCCAGTGCCCGCGGGGATCGATGTGGGTGTATCTATATGCAAAGATTCAGGGCTCCTGGCCACGCCACAATGTCCGAATGTGACAAAAGAGGTCTTCATCAAGGGCACGGAGCCAACCACCTTTTGTAACATCCACGGCGCCTTCATCACGGCTAGGATATGTACAGAATCAGGCAAGCTGGCGACCGGTGCCTGCCCGGAAGACAAGGTCGTGACAAAAACCTACCTCAAAGAATCAGGTGCCGAGATGCTGCCGGATGGAACCATAGATATATCTAGCAAGATTCCAAGGGAATACTGTGATATACATCAAGGCGCAAGACCGGCTGGCGCCACCGGGCCAACAGCCGAGGGAGGAGGTAACCATGAGCCGCCGCAGGCCGCGGAGATGCTGCCAACAAATGGGTCGCAATCGCCATCTGACGGATCCCAGGCGGCGCGTTATGGGCCCCAGGTGCCGCCCGGTGGGTCATATCCAGCAGACCAGTCTAGCCAATCGTCACAACAGTGA
- a CDS encoding tyrosine--tRNA ligase has product MSPEKQLGILKQGAAEIINEEDLLTKLKDSEKSGRPLRVKLGLDPSAPDIHLGHAVVLRKMRQFQDLGHEAILVVGDFTGRIGDPTGKSETRRQLSSEEVARNARTYQEQAFKILDPERTRIVFNSEWLARLTFEDIIKMASTYTVARMLEREEFSMRFQQEKPIYIHEFFYPFMQAYDSVALNADVELGATEQKFNILMGRHLQKEYGQEPQVAMLMPILVGIDGKQKMSKSLGNYIGVSEAPEEIYGKVMSLPDDVMADYFELASGLPHEDVHHITRSLSKAEIHPRDAKRYLAFTITALYHGKAAAEKAQEQFDLVFRQGDVPEEIPEVRVPSSESKDGRIWVARLLALAGLAPSNSEGKRLIAQGAVSIDGEKLSDPMAEVSIGRDGLLLKVGKRRFARIFPSGG; this is encoded by the coding sequence ATGAGTCCGGAAAAGCAACTCGGCATCTTGAAACAAGGAGCTGCTGAAATAATCAACGAAGAGGATTTGCTGACAAAACTCAAGGATTCGGAGAAGAGTGGTCGCCCGCTCAGGGTGAAGCTTGGGTTGGATCCGTCTGCTCCTGATATCCACCTAGGTCACGCTGTGGTACTGCGCAAGATGAGGCAATTTCAGGATCTCGGACATGAAGCGATATTAGTGGTGGGGGATTTTACCGGTCGGATCGGGGATCCCACTGGAAAGTCTGAGACAAGGCGCCAGCTCTCATCTGAAGAAGTGGCCAGGAATGCGAGGACATATCAGGAGCAAGCTTTTAAGATACTGGACCCGGAAAGGACCAGGATCGTCTTTAACAGTGAATGGCTTGCTAGATTGACTTTTGAAGATATCATAAAGATGGCTTCAACCTATACTGTCGCCAGAATGCTGGAGCGTGAAGAATTCTCTATGAGGTTCCAGCAAGAGAAGCCTATATATATTCATGAATTTTTCTATCCTTTCATGCAGGCATATGATTCTGTCGCCCTGAATGCTGACGTGGAACTGGGGGCCACGGAGCAGAAGTTCAACATACTTATGGGCAGACATCTTCAGAAGGAATATGGCCAGGAGCCTCAAGTAGCGATGCTCATGCCGATCCTAGTTGGCATCGATGGTAAACAAAAGATGAGTAAGAGCCTGGGGAATTATATCGGGGTATCTGAAGCACCCGAGGAGATCTACGGAAAAGTCATGTCGTTGCCAGATGATGTCATGGCCGATTATTTTGAACTCGCAAGTGGTCTTCCGCATGAGGATGTGCATCATATAACCCGATCATTATCCAAAGCGGAGATTCACCCAAGAGATGCCAAAAGGTATCTCGCTTTCACCATAACTGCTCTCTATCATGGCAAGGCCGCAGCAGAGAAGGCCCAGGAACAGTTTGACCTTGTATTTAGGCAGGGGGATGTTCCGGAGGAGATACCCGAGGTCAGAGTGCCATCTAGCGAGTCCAAGGACGGGAGGATCTGGGTGGCAAGGCTTCTTGCTTTGGCTGGCCTTGCACCAAGCAACAGCGAGGGGAAGCGCTTGATAGCGCAAGGGGCTGTCTCTATTGACGGAGAGAAACTCTCGGACCCTATGGCGGAGGTATCCATAGGAAGAGATGGGCTGCTGTTGAAGGTCGGAAAGAGAAGGTTCGCCCGGATATTTCCGAGCGGGGGTTGA
- the yunB gene encoding sporulation protein YunB, with protein sequence MASRYAPVPGRNGFSVTMSRAERIALRGIRLVIVLSLIVFIGLIIFMIVDRRLMPTLHQIAEVRARVVATEAINDAISKKIAGTIKWEDLYALRPDSRGRVVLVQPNTAELSRLTSDVSIAVQENLKKATEDVIRIPLGQALGSQILANMGPRIPIRIALIGSVKTSILSRFEEAGINQIRHLIYVNVSSTIQVVVPLVSTIVEVTNQAPLTEVIINGEVPMVYVRDGLGSGSISGGQDQNQKSD encoded by the coding sequence TTGGCATCAAGATATGCGCCTGTTCCAGGGCGAAACGGTTTTTCGGTCACCATGTCGCGGGCCGAGAGGATAGCGCTGCGCGGAATTCGTCTTGTTATAGTCTTGAGCCTTATTGTATTCATTGGTCTTATAATCTTCATGATAGTGGATCGTCGTCTGATGCCGACTCTGCACCAGATTGCCGAGGTGCGAGCTAGAGTTGTTGCGACGGAGGCTATCAATGACGCTATAAGCAAGAAAATCGCTGGCACCATCAAATGGGAGGATCTCTATGCCTTGAGGCCCGACAGCCGCGGCCGTGTAGTTCTCGTGCAGCCTAATACAGCTGAACTCAGCCGCCTGACTTCCGATGTATCCATTGCTGTGCAGGAAAACCTGAAGAAGGCTACTGAGGATGTCATCCGCATTCCTCTCGGTCAGGCCCTTGGCAGTCAGATTCTAGCAAACATGGGGCCCAGAATCCCCATCAGGATAGCTTTGATAGGCAGCGTGAAAACAAGCATCCTGAGCAGATTTGAGGAAGCGGGGATAAATCAGATAAGGCATCTCATATACGTCAATGTATCGAGTACCATTCAGGTCGTGGTCCCGCTTGTCAGCACCATCGTTGAGGTGACGAATCAGGCTCCACTGACCGAGGTAATCATCAATGGCGAGGTGCCCATGGTCTATGTGAGGGATGGATTGGGCTCAGGGTCGATTTCAGGCGGGCAAGATCAAAATCAGAAATCAGATTGA